CTCCACCCCAGCCAGGATAGCTATAGGCTTATGTTCGAGAATAAGATCAAGGACTTCTTGTTCGGTCAGTTTACGTTCCAGAGGATTCAAAACAACATTTAAGCCGGTCTGTTCTATAATTTTAAGTGGTCCGGGGTCATTTTTTGCAAATGATGATGTTGTAATAAGTATATTACTCATGGTGTCCTTATGTCAGTTTCGCAGATTTGATTTTTTCACGACAATGATTGCCCAGAAAAATAATATCAAGGCTGAAAGCCAGAAATTTATAGCCTTGCATTTGCTTTGATTCTAATTCGTCAATATTTGGTTGTATTATATGGAAGCCTGATATGGCGTTTTTTTTGGCTGAAACTTTCTGGATATGTTCCAGAGCATCTTGAACATCGGGATTTTCAAACTGGCCGGGTACTCCAAGCGATCCAGACAAGTCATAAGGGCCGACAATAAAACCATCTACACCCGATACACTCAGTATATCTTCAAGGTTATTAACCGCATCAATATGCTCAACCTGCACAATGACAATGCTGTTTTCCTGGTTCCATTTTCGGTAGCCTTCGAAATCCTGTCCGTATTTCTGAGCTCTTGCCAAGCCGACCCCCCTGAATCCTTCAGGCGGATATTTAACTGAAGCCACAGCCTGCTGGGCTTCAGTTTTCGAATTTACCATTGGAACTATTACACCATGTGCTCCGCTATCCATAACCCGTTTAATGATGTTGGGCTGATTATGTCCTACTCTAACAAGTGGAGGTACACCGCATAAATCAATCACTCGTATCATATCCTGGGCTATATCCAGGGTGATAGCGCTATGCTCCATATCTATGACAAGCCAGTCAAAACCTGCCTGGGCCATAATTTCTGCTACAACTGTACTACCGATAGTGATCCATGAGCCAATCGTACACTCGTGATTTACTATTCTTAGCTTCAAGTTTTCCCTGGTAGTCATGGCAGCTTCCCAACAGACTTTAGATGATAAATGGCTTCAGCAAGCTGAAAGTCAGATTCTTCATCAATATCTATGGCTTCAAGAGGATCGACCTCAAACATTTGTGGGGTTAAGCCTATTCTGTTATTATTAGCTCTTACGAAAGACTCGCGTGAGAAAATATAAAAGTTTGAATTTTCCTCAAAGACGGGTGGCAAGTCTTGAGTTCTTTCCAGTTTTGAAGGGTCGTGGTTGATTGGTTTACCTGACTCCCAGTACAACCTGGTTTGCAGCTTTGTTACAGAAAAGAGGGAGTCATAGCGGTCAAGGCCTTCAAAGTATTTTTGGATAGCTCTTTCAAGAGTAGCCTGAGATAAAAGGGGATTCGTGCTATGGGTCTGTAGGAAATGTTCTCCGTCTGTTACTGAAATGTCATGTGCAATAATGTCGTTCATAGGTACAAAATCGCCTCTAATGCTTTCTGGGCGATTAATGATGTGAACTTTAGAAAAGTGTTTGGGGGCTTTTTCAGAAATGATCTCACTGTCCGTATTAATTACAATGCTACTAATAAATTTTGAATCCTGTAATACTTGAGCTGCATGGTGATACAGTTGTTTTCCGTTGAAATGCCGTATGTTCTTGTTGGAAACACGTTCGGAGTGACCCTTCATGGGTAAGATGGCAGTAATTTGATCAGAGATAATCATAATAAATATTTCTGGTAAGTAAGTTTTTTTTCGGTGCATATCTTCTAAAATAAATTTGACAAATCAAAGTCGCTTATGTTTTTAATTTTACTTTCTGAATTGAATTAACTCTCGGCTTATCCTTACTTATTGTTATGTGATCTGCGAATTGTTTCCATAATCTCTGCCATTGCATCCATCATTGTATCGATCATTTTGCAAATGGAATCTTCGGCCAATTCCCCTGTGGATCTAATTTTATCAATCACCAGGACCATCAGCCGCTGCATGGCCTCCAGCAGGGTCAGGTCCCTCACCCCCTCGCAGAGGCGTGGAAGAGGCTGCCACATGCGTTACCGGAAGGAGATGAAAATGTAGCGTTCCATTACCACTGTCACAGAGGGATTTCAAATTCAGTGAATGACAGATGGATTGCTTTATCAAATCTAAACCCATCAATTTCAAAATTTCCATAAAGCCCCCCCCCCAGTCTTCATCCTTTTCAAAGACTATACTTTCGATACCCCTTTGTCGGAGATGATATGCCGCTGAGATACCGGAGATGCCGGCTCCAAGGATAGCTATCATAAACACTCTTTAAATTTTTTAAAAGAATTGTCACGTTGAGAGACAACAGGCTTTATCAAGCCCCAGTCAAATCCAAAACTGTCCCACCTTACACCGATATCATGTTCTGGAGCGTGGACTGTTGTGGTCAGATACACCACAGTCGCGGTTTCAGAGAGGGTCAGGAAACCATGAGCGAAGCCCTTGGCCATGTATAATGATTTGGCGTTTATGTCTAACAATGTTGTGGAAAAATACCGGCCAAAACTGGGCGAATCCTTTCTGATATCAAGGGCCACGTCCAGGATCTCGCCGTCAGTCACGTAAACGAGCTTGGCATGATCGTGTGGCGGCTTTTGAAAATGCATGCCGCGCAATACGTTCTTCTTTGATACGGAATAAAAGCTTTCCTTGAAATCAGTATCCAGGCCATGTGCAGCAAAGGTATCTGCATGGAAAGTTTTTATAAAAAGCCCACGTTGATCCTGAAAATTCCTGCACTGTATTTCGTATACTCCCTGCAGATTCGTAGGAATTATCTCCATGTTTCATTCCTTTTTGCGTAATACCTGATTGTTTTTTCCATTCCTTCGTGGATGGAGTGTTCAGGCTTCCAGCTCAAATCCTTTCTTGCCCTGGAAATATCAGCAAAAACAATGGAGATATCAAATTCGGATGGTTTGCCCCATGTTTTTTTTACCGAAGTGCCTAATTGTTGTTCCAGAATGGAAACAACTTCCCGGACACTAACGGGAGACCCTGAACCGATATTGAAGACCTGGTGCTTCGGCTTGAATGCGTGGATAACGTTCAAAGCCTTGAGGTAAGCATCAATAATGTCTGCGGAGTAGACAAAATCCAGTTTTTGCAGTCCATCAGACAATTCCATGGTTTCTTTTTTTAAAGCTTTCTGAATAAGCATGGGGATCAGCTTGGCGTTATCCTTTTCTCCATAAAGCGAAAACAGCCTCAATGTCATGGTGGATATACTGCTGGAATATGTGACCAGGATATTTTCAAAGGCCAGCTTAGTTTTGGCGTAAAGGTTGAATGGTTTGAATGGCGCATCTTCCCTGACCGGCAATACAGAACAATCATATTCAAAGAATGTCCCGGTGTTAATAAAACCTTTAAGGCCGTGCCTAATACCACATTCAATAATTTCAACCGGAAAGGTGACATTGGAGGCGATCATTTCAGAGACTTCTTTCCCTTTGTCGAACTTTCGGTAAAGGGTTGCCAGGTGAATCACCACATCAATGGGCTGATCCTTGAAAGCGTGTTCCAGGGGATCTTTATCAAGGTCATAGCTTTTTACATTGTCTATCAGATGGTTGATACGCCAGGCATCGGAAAAGGACCGTTTCAGGATAACCACCTGGTAATTATTGTTCAGCAGTGCCTCCAGCAAGTGACTGCCGAGAAAACCGGTGGCTCCGGTGAGGAGGATGGTTTTCTTCATAGATTTTCCACAAAACTCCGAATCGTGTTCACCATATACTCAACCACTTCTTGCTTCATCCCCGGATAAACACCAATCCAGAAACTGTCGTTCATAATCTTGTCTGTCACTGCCAGTTCGCCCACAATCCTGAAATCCACACCTTCCTTCAATCCCATGAAACAGGGATGGCGGGTGATGTTGCCCGCGAACAAATTCCTGGTCTGGATATTGGCGGCTTCGAGGTGTTCCACGATTTGGTTTCTGGTGAACGGAACACCATCTTTTAACGTGAGGAAAAAGCCGAACCAGCTGGGGTCACTGCCCGGGGTGGGTTCGGGAAGGTGGAAGAACCGGTCCAGATCAGCCAGGCCGGATCGCAAAAGATTAAAATTTTCCCTGCGCCTGGCCGTGAAGGTTTCCAGCTTGTCCAATTGAGCGCAGCCTATGGCAGCCTGCATATCTGAGGGTTTCAGGTTGTAACCGAAATGGCTGTACACATATTTATGATCATATCCAAAAGGGAGTGTGCCGTGCTGACTGGAAAAGCGGCAGCCGCAGGTATTGTCCACGCCACTCTCGCACCAGCAGTCGCGGCCCCAGTCGCGCATGGAAAGGATAATTTTTTTAAGAAGATTGTCGTTGGTATATACAGCCCCTCCTTCTCCCATGGTCATGTGGTGGGGCGGATAAAAACTGGAAGTGCCGATGTCTCCCCAGGTTCCAGTGTATCTGCCCTGGTATTTTGAACCAAGGGCATCGCAATTGTCTTCGATGAGCCACAGGTTATGGGCATCGCAAAAAGACTTGACCGCTTGAATATCAAAAGGGTTTCCCAGAGTATGGGCCAGCATTACCACTTTGGTTCTCGATGATAAAGCCGCTTCAAGCTGGGTCACATCAATATTGAAAGTGGCCAAATCCACATCCACGAAAACCGGAACTGCACCGTATTGAATAATCGGGGCCACAGTAGTGGGGAACCCGGCGGCAACCGTGATGACTTCATCGCCACGGCGCATGGCTTTATTTTCTAAGAGAGGTGAAGTCAGGGCCATGAAGGCCAGTAAATTGGCTGAGGAGCCGGAATTGACCAGGAAAGCGTAGTTAATGCTTAGAAATTCTGCCAGGCGTTTTTCAAATTCCCTGGAATATCGGCCATAGGTCAACCAGAACTCCAGAGAAGAATCCACCAGGTTGCACATCTCAGCTTCATCAAAAACCCGTCCGGCATAATTAACCCGCGAAACACCCGGGGTAAAGGGAGCGGAAATCTTGGGCTTGTGAACAGACTGGTAAAATGTAGACACCATAGTACGGCTGAGGCTTTTGAGTAGTTCTTGAATTTTTTGCTGATTCAAGCGGGCAATACCAGTCCGCATAAAACTATTTTCATCTATTGTAAGCAGCTTATCTGTTCGAATGACGCTGGTATCTTTAATCCATCCGGAATCCAGATCGCTACGCTCCACCAGAACCGCAACGGGTACATGACGATATCTGTCAATTTCCGTGGTCATGTAGGCTACTGTCAAATCACGTCCAACTCCTGTCATTGAATTATCAAAAACAATGACTGCCGGCCTGACTTTGGAGCCTTTGGCATTGGTGTAGGGAAATTCCATGAGCACAATTTCCCCGATCCTGTTATCTGAGTCCAAACCAGTCCTCCCAATCTACATCAGCGTCTTCATTCGTATCAAAAAAAGCGCTGACGCCTATTGTCTTGAACTCATCTTCGGTCCAGTTGGGCATTTTGTATTCCATTCCATCTTCGGCAACAATTTCAAATCTGCCGTGCACATCCTGAGTTTTACCCACCGGCAGGATAATGATCTCTATTTTAGAGCCAAAGTTCTTTGGTATATTTAATTTTATATTCCTGTCTGTTTCAGTCAGGGAAAATGTCTTGCGTATCGCTTTCATGATCTACCTCCTTGCCCAGCAGATCTGTTTTTGTTTTGCGTAACTTATATATTCTTTGAGATTATCTGAGGTAAGAATCAGACCCCGGTCATAAAAAGATTTATACCAGGATATTGTTTTGTTAAAGTTGGAATCTGTACTCCATACCGGCTTCCAGTCAAGTCTTGATCTGGACTTTGAACAATCCAGTTTGAGCAGTCCGGCTTCATGAGGCTGGCTCGTATCATGCTTGACATCATATTGAACATGGTCCCACTGCCCCTGCATTGCCTGTACAACTTCGAGCACGGTAATGCTGTCTTCATCTCCAGGTCCGAAATTCCAGGCATCCGCACACTTAGCATCACCTTCCAGTAAACATTGCCCCAAAAGCAAATAACCGGACAAGGGTTCAAGTACATGCTGCCAGGGGCGGGTGGCGGATGGATTGCGAATGATGAGTTTCCGGCCCTGACTTGCGGCTGTTACCAGGTCCGTGATGATCCGATCCTCTCCCCAGTCGCCCCCGCCGATAACGTTTCCGGCCCGGGCGCTGGCAAGCAGGGTCTGGTGGGATCTGCCATATTGATCAGGATGAAAAAATGAGTTGCGCCAGCTTGAAGTGACCAGTTCTGCGCAGCCTTTAGAGGCACTGTAGGGATCATGCCCGCCCATGGGATCTGATTCGCGGTAGCCCCAGACCCATTCCCTGTTTTCATAGCATTTGTCAGATGTAATGTTGACTATGGCCCGGACGGTATCGACTTTGCGGCAGGCTTCAAACAGGTGGATCGTGCCCATGACATTGGAAGAAAAGGTTTCAACCGGCTGCTTGTAAGAAAGCCGAACAAGGGGTTGGGCCGCCAGATGAAAGACTATTTCGGGTTTTGTTTTCAGTATTGCCTTGCTTAATGCCTGTGGGTCACGGATATCGCCTATAATAGAGCGCATGGGCAGGTTAAGTAGTTTGAAATGGCTGGGATCGGTATCCGGTTCCAGAGCGAATCCAGTTACATCCGCACCCAGGCAGGTAAGCCAGAAGGCCAGCCAGGAGCCTTTGAATCCGGTATGCCCGGTTATAAAGATCTTTTTGTCTCTGTATATATCAGCAAACAAAACGTCCATCTACCAGACCTTCCATGGGGCTTCGCCCCTGTCCCACATGGCATTGAGCTTTTCCATATCCCGCAGGGTGTCCATGCAATACCAGAAGCCTTCATGCCTGTAGGCCATAAGTTGATGTTTTTGAGCAAGCGCTTCCAAAGGACCGTGTTCCAGGTCACAGTTTTCATCTTCAGTTAGGTAATCAAATATGTCTCTGTTAAAAACGAAAAAACCACCGCTGATCAAACCATTATCTCCAGAAACTTGGGGTTTTTCCTGGAAAGACCTGACCATTTGATCGTCCACCAGAAGCTCTCCAAACCTTGCAATGGGGCGTACTCCGGTCACAGTGACCATCTTGCCGTGAGAGTGATGGAATTCAAGCAGTTTGTTTATGTCCACATTTGCCACGCCGTCACCGTAAGTGAGCATGAAGGTGTCGCCTCGTATGTACTTTTCCACACGTTTCAGTCGGCCACCTTTTAGAGTGTTTTCCCCGGTGTTAGACAGTGTTATCTTCCAGCCGCATTCATCATGACAATTATGCATATTGATTGATTCAGGTCTTCCCAGTTCTATGGTGACATCATTATTCATGGTCTCATAATGAAGGAAAAAATCTTTGATCATATCGCCTTTGTGACCAAGAGTGAGTACAAATTCGTTGTATCCAAAATGAGCGTATATTTTCATTATATGCCAGATGATGGGCTTGTTACCAATGTGAACCATGGGTTTCGGTTTAAATTCGGTCTCTTCCCTAAGTCTTGTCCCGAGCCCTCCACAAAAAAGTACTGTTTGCATACCCTATCCCCTGAAAATCCTGCTAAATAATGCTTAAATTAGATATCTAAGAGAATTGCTGGAGTTTATTTGCTACTTCTTTATCAATAAAATTGTAGTATTTTTTTAAATAGTCCTTTATATGCGACAAGCTTATTGTATTCATGAATATATCATCTGGCAAAAACAATAGACATCGCTGACGATCTCTTGCTGTATGCATACGGTATGTTTCATCTGTTTTCATGTCAACATCCTTTTCCAAATAAATAGTGTTTTCAAATTGATGAATAAGCAGAGGCTCTGAAGTGTAATATGAATTTTTGTAGCATAGTGCACACAAAGCCATAGAAGGGTAAACATTGTTTAAATTTAAAAAAATATCTCTAACCTTTTGTGAATTGATATGGACACAGCCAGAAAGGCAGCGACTAAGTTGAAAAATATCTAAAAAATTATTAAAATTGTCATTAATATTGTACCGTATATCATTTCTTGGTCCGTATAAAAAAACTTTGTCACTTTTTATCATGTAAGTAATGTTTCTGCATTTTGCAAAATCAACCCTATATTTGTCAATAATTGTTTTAAATTGAAATAAAGCATTTGGAAAAAAGAAATCGTCATCACTAATCCAAGCAATATATTTACCTTTGGCTTCAAATAATAATTTTTTTACATTGTTAACAATACCAATATTTTCAAGATTTGTCCAATATTTGAAATCTATATACTTTGAACTAGGGCAATACTTGCTCAGAAAATCAGAAGTGCCATCTATAGAATTGTTATCACTTACAATTACCTCTGTTTTGTAGAGTAAGTAT
The sequence above is drawn from the Desulfonatronovibrio magnus genome and encodes:
- a CDS encoding HpcH/HpaI aldolase family protein; this encodes MTTRENLKLRIVNHECTIGSWITIGSTVVAEIMAQAGFDWLVIDMEHSAITLDIAQDMIRVIDLCGVPPLVRVGHNQPNIIKRVMDSGAHGVIVPMVNSKTEAQQAVASVKYPPEGFRGVGLARAQKYGQDFEGYRKWNQENSIVIVQVEHIDAVNNLEDILSVSGVDGFIVGPYDLSGSLGVPGQFENPDVQDALEHIQKVSAKKNAISGFHIIQPNIDELESKQMQGYKFLAFSLDIIFLGNHCREKIKSAKLT
- a CDS encoding FAD-dependent oxidoreductase, whose amino-acid sequence is MIAILGAGISGISAAYHLRQRGIESIVFEKDEDWGGGFMEILKLMGLDLIKQSICHSLNLKSLCDSGNGTLHFHLLPVTHVAASSTPLRGGEGPDPAGGHAAADGPGD
- the rfbG gene encoding CDP-glucose 4,6-dehydratase — encoded protein: MDVLFADIYRDKKIFITGHTGFKGSWLAFWLTCLGADVTGFALEPDTDPSHFKLLNLPMRSIIGDIRDPQALSKAILKTKPEIVFHLAAQPLVRLSYKQPVETFSSNVMGTIHLFEACRKVDTVRAIVNITSDKCYENREWVWGYRESDPMGGHDPYSASKGCAELVTSSWRNSFFHPDQYGRSHQTLLASARAGNVIGGGDWGEDRIITDLVTAASQGRKLIIRNPSATRPWQHVLEPLSGYLLLGQCLLEGDAKCADAWNFGPGDEDSITVLEVVQAMQGQWDHVQYDVKHDTSQPHEAGLLKLDCSKSRSRLDWKPVWSTDSNFNKTISWYKSFYDRGLILTSDNLKEYISYAKQKQICWARR
- the rfbC gene encoding dTDP-4-dehydrorhamnose 3,5-epimerase, with translation MEIIPTNLQGVYEIQCRNFQDQRGLFIKTFHADTFAAHGLDTDFKESFYSVSKKNVLRGMHFQKPPHDHAKLVYVTDGEILDVALDIRKDSPSFGRYFSTTLLDINAKSLYMAKGFAHGFLTLSETATVVYLTTTVHAPEHDIGVRWDSFGFDWGLIKPVVSQRDNSFKKFKECL
- a CDS encoding cytidylyltransferase domain-containing protein — protein: MIISDQITAILPMKGHSERVSNKNIRHFNGKQLYHHAAQVLQDSKFISSIVINTDSEIISEKAPKHFSKVHIINRPESIRGDFVPMNDIIAHDISVTDGEHFLQTHSTNPLLSQATLERAIQKYFEGLDRYDSLFSVTKLQTRLYWESGKPINHDPSKLERTQDLPPVFEENSNFYIFSRESFVRANNNRIGLTPQMFEVDPLEAIDIDEESDFQLAEAIYHLKSVGKLP
- a CDS encoding NAD-dependent epimerase/dehydratase family protein, with protein sequence MKKTILLTGATGFLGSHLLEALLNNNYQVVILKRSFSDAWRINHLIDNVKSYDLDKDPLEHAFKDQPIDVVIHLATLYRKFDKGKEVSEMIASNVTFPVEIIECGIRHGLKGFINTGTFFEYDCSVLPVREDAPFKPFNLYAKTKLAFENILVTYSSSISTMTLRLFSLYGEKDNAKLIPMLIQKALKKETMELSDGLQKLDFVYSADIIDAYLKALNVIHAFKPKHQVFNIGSGSPVSVREVVSILEQQLGTSVKKTWGKPSEFDISIVFADISRARKDLSWKPEHSIHEGMEKTIRYYAKRNETWR
- the rfbH gene encoding lipopolysaccharide biosynthesis protein RfbH; the protein is MDSDNRIGEIVLMEFPYTNAKGSKVRPAVIVFDNSMTGVGRDLTVAYMTTEIDRYRHVPVAVLVERSDLDSGWIKDTSVIRTDKLLTIDENSFMRTGIARLNQQKIQELLKSLSRTMVSTFYQSVHKPKISAPFTPGVSRVNYAGRVFDEAEMCNLVDSSLEFWLTYGRYSREFEKRLAEFLSINYAFLVNSGSSANLLAFMALTSPLLENKAMRRGDEVITVAAGFPTTVAPIIQYGAVPVFVDVDLATFNIDVTQLEAALSSRTKVVMLAHTLGNPFDIQAVKSFCDAHNLWLIEDNCDALGSKYQGRYTGTWGDIGTSSFYPPHHMTMGEGGAVYTNDNLLKKIILSMRDWGRDCWCESGVDNTCGCRFSSQHGTLPFGYDHKYVYSHFGYNLKPSDMQAAIGCAQLDKLETFTARRRENFNLLRSGLADLDRFFHLPEPTPGSDPSWFGFFLTLKDGVPFTRNQIVEHLEAANIQTRNLFAGNITRHPCFMGLKEGVDFRIVGELAVTDKIMNDSFWIGVYPGMKQEVVEYMVNTIRSFVENL
- the rfbF gene encoding glucose-1-phosphate cytidylyltransferase, which codes for MQTVLFCGGLGTRLREETEFKPKPMVHIGNKPIIWHIMKIYAHFGYNEFVLTLGHKGDMIKDFFLHYETMNNDVTIELGRPESINMHNCHDECGWKITLSNTGENTLKGGRLKRVEKYIRGDTFMLTYGDGVANVDINKLLEFHHSHGKMVTVTGVRPIARFGELLVDDQMVRSFQEKPQVSGDNGLISGGFFVFNRDIFDYLTEDENCDLEHGPLEALAQKHQLMAYRHEGFWYCMDTLRDMEKLNAMWDRGEAPWKVW